One Anastrepha obliqua isolate idAnaObli1 chromosome 6, idAnaObli1_1.0, whole genome shotgun sequence DNA window includes the following coding sequences:
- the LOC129250494 gene encoding tigger transposable element-derived protein 1-like: MEKALVMWIEDKSQKRIPIDGIAIKQTALRIYKRIKEVEPGTSSQSKQPEFSASTGWMTGFFKRHALHNVKIKGETASADELAAKKFPEKLRKIIEDGGYTPDQVWNVDESGLFWKKMPSRTYVAKSQKTAGGLKVAKDRVPLLFCSNASGERMLKPLLVNRALRPRSMKSVDFNKLPIHWTANKKAWMTSAIFTEWFQKYFISEVRRYMNAKCLEFKVLLILDNAPCHPLLEHPNVQFCYLPPNTTSLIQPLDQGIIATFKKYYIKRSFQYVVDTLDHNEDLTVIDMWKKFSIMDCINQVSKDPDPVIHNNAVFTDITTLAHTISGDGFDDLSFADIEELLADKSLSENEIIDLTLETHQDREHRDNDEEDPPILNATLIKEGLDLARKLGNHFQQHDPDEERAAKFQRELKSLMASYRELYKGLLRNQTQSLMTDFLLKTTELSTQEPRDDNPETILQDDEQNNSSDGSDILVLRKRMRLLSESDNA; encoded by the exons ATGGAAAAAGCTTTGGTAATGTGGATTGAAGataaatcacaaaaaagaaTACCAATAGATGGAATTGCTATCAAGCAAACTGCATTAAGAATTTATAAACGTATTAAAGAAGTTGAGCCAGGCACTTCATCTCAGTCAAAACAACCCGAATTTTCTGCAAGTACAGGTTGGATGACAGGTTTTTTTAAACGACATGCTCTCCATAATGTAAAAATTAAGGGAGAAACTGCGTCTGCAGATGAATTGGCTGCCAAAAAATTTCctgaaaaacttagaaaaattattgaagatggAGGATACACCCCAGATCAAGTTTGGAATGTAGATGAAAGTGGcctcttttggaaaaaaatgccgAGCAGAACTTATGTTGCAAAATCGCAGAAAACTGCCGGTGGTTTAAAAGTAGCAAAGGACCGTGTACCATTGTTGTTTTGTTCCAATGCTTCAGGAGAACGTATGTTAAAACCACTGCTAGTAAATCGTGCTTTAAGACCACGCTCGATGAaaagtgtagatttcaataaactgCCAATTCACTGGACAGCAAACAAAAAGGCATGGATGACCAGTGCAATCTTTACAGAATGGTTCCAGAAATACTTCATTTCAGAAGTTAGACGCTACATGAATGCAAAATGTCTAGAATTTAAAGTTCTTTTAATTCTAGACAATGCACCTTGCCATCCGCTCTTGGAGCACCCAAATGTGCAATTTTGCTATCTTCCGCCTAACACTACATCCTTAATACAACCGCTAGACCAAGGGATCATTGCTACTTTTAAAAAGTACTACATAAAACGTTCATTCCAATACGTGGTAGACACACTAGACCATAATGAGGATTTAACAGTCATTGatatgtggaaaaaattttctattatgGACTGCATTAATCAAGTTAG CAAAGATCCTGATCCTGTCATCCATAATAACGCTGTTTTTACTGACATCACAACGCTGGCACATACAATTAGTGGAGATGGATTCGATGATCTATCATTTGCCGATATAGAGGAATTATTAGCTGATAAAAGCTTGagcgaaaatgaaattatagaCCTCACCCTTGAGACTCATCAAGACAGAGAACATAGGGATAATGACGAAGAAGATCCTCCCATTTTAAATGCAACTCTAATTAAAGAAGGTCTTGATCTTGCTAGAAAATTAGGTAATCATTTTCAACAACATGATCCTGATGAGGAACGAGCTGCAAAATTTCAACGTGAACTGAAATCATTAATGGCATCTTACAGGGAACTTTATAAAGGTTTATTACGAAATCAAACACAATCTTTAATGACTGATTTCCTTCTAAAAACTACTGAATTATCAACACAGGAGCCTAGAGATGATAATCCAGAAACAATTTTACAAGATGATGAACAAAATAATTCTAGTGATGGCAGTGATATTCTAGTCTTACGCAAACGTATGCGTTTATTGTCAGAAAGTGACAAtgcataa